A genomic window from Serinus canaria isolate serCan28SL12 chromosome 4A, serCan2020, whole genome shotgun sequence includes:
- the LOC103824215 gene encoding sestrin-3-like isoform X3, with product MREAPWLHHCQSNLFFSLRLHCPRRSAGALPPPPPAQWGPGYRPRVPAAGTAVGVPAAGTRTSPVFSGIPRHKSRARGAVAAANVTGGATGTDGAAVSPGEGMSPGRAGSTAGSAGPSPAHPGAVRTPSTSCLLYVLTAAGRERRGTVPPGSAGRGGDEVVKMSSSDPECPQLLFVKVLASRGRLEAVTQQMGYHPQYLDSFLKTQHYLMHMDGPLPFDCRHYIAIMAAARHQCRYLVNLHVLQFLRAGGDPQWLRGLEFIPPKLRNLNEINKILAHRPWLITKEHIEKLLKISEWSWSLAELVHAVVLLAHCHALASFVFGCGCEQDEGLGSRGLLKPLSLGNQCFCEATASNSYGQELLRINRKRSLDSCMELDSLRERMQRIHVETEGRDEMRLLQQDREEGLSPLADTDSEVTGATNLACYMQDPDFGYQDFARRDEDQTQVFRVQDYSWEDHGFSLVNRLYSDIGHLLDEKFRMVDGLQSSAMAKRQGCEPSVFKRGIWNYIHCMFGIRYDDYDYAEVNQLLERMLKVYIKTVTCYPEKTNSEMFDRFWKQFKHSEKVHVNLLILEARMQAELLYALQAITQYMIS from the exons ATGCGGGAGGCGCCGTGGCTCCATCACTGCCAATCaaacttgtttttctctctccgCCTGCACTGCCCGCGCCGCTCAGCgggggcgctgccgccgccgccgcctgcACAATGGGGCCCCGGGTACCGGCCCCGGGTACCGGCCGCCGGCACCGCCGTAGGGGTCCCTGCCGCAGGCACTCGTACTTCCCCCGTCTTCTCAGGAATACCCAGGCACAAGAGCCGGGCGAGAGGTGCCGTCGCGGCAGCGAACGTTACCGGAGGAGCCACCGGTACCGACGGAGCCGCGGTCTCGCCGGGCGAAGGGATGAGCCCCGGCCGGGCGGGGAGCACGGCAGGTTCCGCCGGCCCCTCTCCCGCACATCCCGGCGCTGTCCGGACTCCTTCAACCTCCTGCCTTCTTTATGTGCTCACGGCTGCCGGCCGGGAGCGCCGGGGCACCGTTCCCCCGGGGTCCGCCGGGCGGGGAGGGGACGAG GTAGTGAAGATGTCCAGCAGCGACCCTGAGTGCCCCCAGCTCCTCTTTGTGAAGGTGCTGGCAAGCCGAGGGCGGCTGGAGGCGGTGACCCAGCAGATGGGCTACCACCCCCAGTACCTGGACAGCTTCCTCAAGACGCAGCACTACCTGATGCACATGGACGGCCCTCTGCCCTTTGACTGCCGGCACTACATTGCCATCATg gcagcagctcgGCACCAGTGCCGGTACCTAGTGAACCTGCACGTGCTGCAGTTCCTGCGGGCAGGGGGGGACCCCCAGTGGCTGCGCGGCCTCGAATTCATCCCCCCCAAACTCCGCAACCTCAATGAGATCAACAAGATCCTGGCACACCGGCCATGGCTCATCACCAAGGAGCACATTGAG aagctgctgaagaTCAGCGAGTGGAGCTGGTCGCTGGCGGAGCTGGTGCACGCCGTCGTCCTCCTGGCACATTGCCACGCACTTGCCAGCTTTGTCTTTGGCTGTGGCTGCGAGCAGGACGAGGGGCTGGGGAGCCGAGGCTTGCTGAAGCCACTGTCACTCGGGAACCAGTGCTTCTGTGAGGCCACTGCCAGCAACAGCtatggccaggagctgctgcgCATCAACCGCAAGCGG TCCCTGGACTCCTGCATGGAGCTGGATTCCCTCCGGGAACGCATGCAGCGGATCCATGTGGAGACTGAGGGCAGGGACGAgatgaggctgctgcagcaggaccgAGAGGAAG ggctctcccCTCTTGCAGATACTGACAGCGAAGTCACCGGTGCCACCAACCTTGCATGCTACATGCAGGACCCTGACTTTGGATACCAAGACTTTGCCCGGCGTGACGAGGATCAGACGCAGGTATTCAGAGTCCAG GACTACTCATGGGAAGACCATGGCTTCTCACTGGTCAACCGGCTCTACTCTGACATTGGGCATCTCCTGGATGAGAAGTTTAGGATGGTGGATggtctgcagagcagtgccatggccaAGCGGCAGGGCTGTGAACCCTCTGTTTTCAAGCGGGGCATCTGGAACTACATCCACTGCATGTTTGGCATTAG GTACGATGATTATGACTATGCAGAAGTGAATCAGCTCCTGGAGCGAATGCTCAAAGTTTACATTAAAACTGTAACGTGCTACCCAGAGAAGACAAACTCAGAAATGTTTGACAGGTTCTGGAAGCAGTTCAAGCACAGTGAAAAG GTGCACGTGAACCTGCTGATCCTGGAAGCCCggatgcaggcagagctgctgtacGCATTGCAGGCCATCACCCAGTATATGATCTCCTAG
- the LOC103824215 gene encoding sestrin-3-like isoform X5, translating to MIVCPQSVEHPRGSRCQRLPGQVVKMSSSDPECPQLLFVKVLASRGRLEAVTQQMGYHPQYLDSFLKTQHYLMHMDGPLPFDCRHYIAIMAAARHQCRYLVNLHVLQFLRAGGDPQWLRGLEFIPPKLRNLNEINKILAHRPWLITKEHIEKLLKISEWSWSLAELVHAVVLLAHCHALASFVFGCGCEQDEGLGSRGLLKPLSLGNQCFCEATASNSYGQELLRINRKRSLDSCMELDSLRERMQRIHVETEGRDEMRLLQQDREEDTDSEVTGATNLACYMQDPDFGYQDFARRDEDQTQVFRVQDYSWEDHGFSLVNRLYSDIGHLLDEKFRMVDGLQSSAMAKRQGCEPSVFKRGIWNYIHCMFGIRYDDYDYAEVNQLLERMLKVYIKTVTCYPEKTNSEMFDRFWKQFKHSEKVHVNLLILEARMQAELLYALQAITQYMIS from the exons ATGATCGTGTGTCCCCAGAGCGTGGAGCACCCCCGAGGAAGCCGATGCCAGCGGCTGCCGGGGCAG GTAGTGAAGATGTCCAGCAGCGACCCTGAGTGCCCCCAGCTCCTCTTTGTGAAGGTGCTGGCAAGCCGAGGGCGGCTGGAGGCGGTGACCCAGCAGATGGGCTACCACCCCCAGTACCTGGACAGCTTCCTCAAGACGCAGCACTACCTGATGCACATGGACGGCCCTCTGCCCTTTGACTGCCGGCACTACATTGCCATCATg gcagcagctcgGCACCAGTGCCGGTACCTAGTGAACCTGCACGTGCTGCAGTTCCTGCGGGCAGGGGGGGACCCCCAGTGGCTGCGCGGCCTCGAATTCATCCCCCCCAAACTCCGCAACCTCAATGAGATCAACAAGATCCTGGCACACCGGCCATGGCTCATCACCAAGGAGCACATTGAG aagctgctgaagaTCAGCGAGTGGAGCTGGTCGCTGGCGGAGCTGGTGCACGCCGTCGTCCTCCTGGCACATTGCCACGCACTTGCCAGCTTTGTCTTTGGCTGTGGCTGCGAGCAGGACGAGGGGCTGGGGAGCCGAGGCTTGCTGAAGCCACTGTCACTCGGGAACCAGTGCTTCTGTGAGGCCACTGCCAGCAACAGCtatggccaggagctgctgcgCATCAACCGCAAGCGG TCCCTGGACTCCTGCATGGAGCTGGATTCCCTCCGGGAACGCATGCAGCGGATCCATGTGGAGACTGAGGGCAGGGACGAgatgaggctgctgcagcaggaccgAGAGGAAG ATACTGACAGCGAAGTCACCGGTGCCACCAACCTTGCATGCTACATGCAGGACCCTGACTTTGGATACCAAGACTTTGCCCGGCGTGACGAGGATCAGACGCAGGTATTCAGAGTCCAG GACTACTCATGGGAAGACCATGGCTTCTCACTGGTCAACCGGCTCTACTCTGACATTGGGCATCTCCTGGATGAGAAGTTTAGGATGGTGGATggtctgcagagcagtgccatggccaAGCGGCAGGGCTGTGAACCCTCTGTTTTCAAGCGGGGCATCTGGAACTACATCCACTGCATGTTTGGCATTAG GTACGATGATTATGACTATGCAGAAGTGAATCAGCTCCTGGAGCGAATGCTCAAAGTTTACATTAAAACTGTAACGTGCTACCCAGAGAAGACAAACTCAGAAATGTTTGACAGGTTCTGGAAGCAGTTCAAGCACAGTGAAAAG GTGCACGTGAACCTGCTGATCCTGGAAGCCCggatgcaggcagagctgctgtacGCATTGCAGGCCATCACCCAGTATATGATCTCCTAG
- the LOC103824215 gene encoding sestrin-3-like isoform X2 — MAPAVPIPHAVRWELWQHGPWSMAAAWASFQHPCPLFPPPFQEGLELCWTLVQGWCGHCWGCLGPPCQAAHLCFLWWAQSCAVFCRTPSHAVCLGNMWGALLCAPDDMEGTRTWFASWLARAGAWEPLCCFHSSHILVLGRRAVCWKMGCSILECILCCVSPDLALHHYKEHNSWSALCFCSPRRAFSQTETNLCVLLPVLLLPVSLSSALPDGFECPSGSTKLGEGSLPLAEPGLIWGVLLQQGLLWEELSRVCFLQVVKMSSSDPECPQLLFVKVLASRGRLEAVTQQMGYHPQYLDSFLKTQHYLMHMDGPLPFDCRHYIAIMAAARHQCRYLVNLHVLQFLRAGGDPQWLRGLEFIPPKLRNLNEINKILAHRPWLITKEHIEKLLKISEWSWSLAELVHAVVLLAHCHALASFVFGCGCEQDEGLGSRGLLKPLSLGNQCFCEATASNSYGQELLRINRKRSLDSCMELDSLRERMQRIHVETEGRDEMRLLQQDREEDTDSEVTGATNLACYMQDPDFGYQDFARRDEDQTQVFRVQDYSWEDHGFSLVNRLYSDIGHLLDEKFRMVDGLQSSAMAKRQGCEPSVFKRGIWNYIHCMFGIRYDDYDYAEVNQLLERMLKVYIKTVTCYPEKTNSEMFDRFWKQFKHSEKVHVNLLILEARMQAELLYALQAITQYMIS, encoded by the exons ATGGCACCTGCTGTACCCATACCTCATGCTGTCAGGTGGGAGTTGTGGCAACACGGTCCTTGGAGCatggcagctgcctgggcaTCTTTCCaacatccctgccctctgttcCCACCACCCTttcaggaggggctggagctgtgctggaccCTGGTGCAAGGCTggtgtgggcactgctgggggtgTCTGGGCCCCCCTTGCCAAGCTGCccatctgtgttttctctggtgggcacagagctgtgctgtgttctgcAGGACCCCCTCCCATGCTGTCTGCTTGGGCAACATGTGGGGAGCTCTTCTGTGTGCTCCTGATGACATGGAAGGTACCAGGACATGGTTTGCCTCTTGGcttgccagggcaggagcctgggAGCCCCTCTGCTGTTTCCACAGCTCTCACATCTTGGTTCTGGGCAGGAGGGCTGTGTGCTGGAAGATGGGCTGCTCCATTCTGGAATGTATTTTGTGTTGTGTTTCTCCTGATCTGGCCTTGCACCACTACAAAGAACATAATTCCTGGTCTGCTCTTTGCTTCTGCTCACCACGCAGAGCCTTCTCCCAGACAGAGACCAACCTGTGTGTCTTGCTACCTGTCCTCCTGCTACCTGTGTCACTGAGCAGTGCTCTGCCTGATGGCTTTGAGTGTCCCTCTGGCAGCACCAAGCTGGGAGAGGGATCCCTGCCTCTTGCAGAGCCTGGGCTTATCTGgggtgtgctgctgcagcaggggctgctctgggaagagctAAGCAGAGTGTGTTTCCTGCAGGTAGTGAAGATGTCCAGCAGCGACCCTGAGTGCCCCCAGCTCCTCTTTGTGAAGGTGCTGGCAAGCCGAGGGCGGCTGGAGGCGGTGACCCAGCAGATGGGCTACCACCCCCAGTACCTGGACAGCTTCCTCAAGACGCAGCACTACCTGATGCACATGGACGGCCCTCTGCCCTTTGACTGCCGGCACTACATTGCCATCATg gcagcagctcgGCACCAGTGCCGGTACCTAGTGAACCTGCACGTGCTGCAGTTCCTGCGGGCAGGGGGGGACCCCCAGTGGCTGCGCGGCCTCGAATTCATCCCCCCCAAACTCCGCAACCTCAATGAGATCAACAAGATCCTGGCACACCGGCCATGGCTCATCACCAAGGAGCACATTGAG aagctgctgaagaTCAGCGAGTGGAGCTGGTCGCTGGCGGAGCTGGTGCACGCCGTCGTCCTCCTGGCACATTGCCACGCACTTGCCAGCTTTGTCTTTGGCTGTGGCTGCGAGCAGGACGAGGGGCTGGGGAGCCGAGGCTTGCTGAAGCCACTGTCACTCGGGAACCAGTGCTTCTGTGAGGCCACTGCCAGCAACAGCtatggccaggagctgctgcgCATCAACCGCAAGCGG TCCCTGGACTCCTGCATGGAGCTGGATTCCCTCCGGGAACGCATGCAGCGGATCCATGTGGAGACTGAGGGCAGGGACGAgatgaggctgctgcagcaggaccgAGAGGAAG ATACTGACAGCGAAGTCACCGGTGCCACCAACCTTGCATGCTACATGCAGGACCCTGACTTTGGATACCAAGACTTTGCCCGGCGTGACGAGGATCAGACGCAGGTATTCAGAGTCCAG GACTACTCATGGGAAGACCATGGCTTCTCACTGGTCAACCGGCTCTACTCTGACATTGGGCATCTCCTGGATGAGAAGTTTAGGATGGTGGATggtctgcagagcagtgccatggccaAGCGGCAGGGCTGTGAACCCTCTGTTTTCAAGCGGGGCATCTGGAACTACATCCACTGCATGTTTGGCATTAG GTACGATGATTATGACTATGCAGAAGTGAATCAGCTCCTGGAGCGAATGCTCAAAGTTTACATTAAAACTGTAACGTGCTACCCAGAGAAGACAAACTCAGAAATGTTTGACAGGTTCTGGAAGCAGTTCAAGCACAGTGAAAAG GTGCACGTGAACCTGCTGATCCTGGAAGCCCggatgcaggcagagctgctgtacGCATTGCAGGCCATCACCCAGTATATGATCTCCTAG
- the LOC103824215 gene encoding sestrin-3-like isoform X4 encodes MIVCPQSVEHPRGSRCQRLPGQVVKMSSSDPECPQLLFVKVLASRGRLEAVTQQMGYHPQYLDSFLKTQHYLMHMDGPLPFDCRHYIAIMAAARHQCRYLVNLHVLQFLRAGGDPQWLRGLEFIPPKLRNLNEINKILAHRPWLITKEHIEKLLKISEWSWSLAELVHAVVLLAHCHALASFVFGCGCEQDEGLGSRGLLKPLSLGNQCFCEATASNSYGQELLRINRKRSLDSCMELDSLRERMQRIHVETEGRDEMRLLQQDREEGLSPLADTDSEVTGATNLACYMQDPDFGYQDFARRDEDQTQVFRVQDYSWEDHGFSLVNRLYSDIGHLLDEKFRMVDGLQSSAMAKRQGCEPSVFKRGIWNYIHCMFGIRYDDYDYAEVNQLLERMLKVYIKTVTCYPEKTNSEMFDRFWKQFKHSEKVHVNLLILEARMQAELLYALQAITQYMIS; translated from the exons ATGATCGTGTGTCCCCAGAGCGTGGAGCACCCCCGAGGAAGCCGATGCCAGCGGCTGCCGGGGCAG GTAGTGAAGATGTCCAGCAGCGACCCTGAGTGCCCCCAGCTCCTCTTTGTGAAGGTGCTGGCAAGCCGAGGGCGGCTGGAGGCGGTGACCCAGCAGATGGGCTACCACCCCCAGTACCTGGACAGCTTCCTCAAGACGCAGCACTACCTGATGCACATGGACGGCCCTCTGCCCTTTGACTGCCGGCACTACATTGCCATCATg gcagcagctcgGCACCAGTGCCGGTACCTAGTGAACCTGCACGTGCTGCAGTTCCTGCGGGCAGGGGGGGACCCCCAGTGGCTGCGCGGCCTCGAATTCATCCCCCCCAAACTCCGCAACCTCAATGAGATCAACAAGATCCTGGCACACCGGCCATGGCTCATCACCAAGGAGCACATTGAG aagctgctgaagaTCAGCGAGTGGAGCTGGTCGCTGGCGGAGCTGGTGCACGCCGTCGTCCTCCTGGCACATTGCCACGCACTTGCCAGCTTTGTCTTTGGCTGTGGCTGCGAGCAGGACGAGGGGCTGGGGAGCCGAGGCTTGCTGAAGCCACTGTCACTCGGGAACCAGTGCTTCTGTGAGGCCACTGCCAGCAACAGCtatggccaggagctgctgcgCATCAACCGCAAGCGG TCCCTGGACTCCTGCATGGAGCTGGATTCCCTCCGGGAACGCATGCAGCGGATCCATGTGGAGACTGAGGGCAGGGACGAgatgaggctgctgcagcaggaccgAGAGGAAG ggctctcccCTCTTGCAGATACTGACAGCGAAGTCACCGGTGCCACCAACCTTGCATGCTACATGCAGGACCCTGACTTTGGATACCAAGACTTTGCCCGGCGTGACGAGGATCAGACGCAGGTATTCAGAGTCCAG GACTACTCATGGGAAGACCATGGCTTCTCACTGGTCAACCGGCTCTACTCTGACATTGGGCATCTCCTGGATGAGAAGTTTAGGATGGTGGATggtctgcagagcagtgccatggccaAGCGGCAGGGCTGTGAACCCTCTGTTTTCAAGCGGGGCATCTGGAACTACATCCACTGCATGTTTGGCATTAG GTACGATGATTATGACTATGCAGAAGTGAATCAGCTCCTGGAGCGAATGCTCAAAGTTTACATTAAAACTGTAACGTGCTACCCAGAGAAGACAAACTCAGAAATGTTTGACAGGTTCTGGAAGCAGTTCAAGCACAGTGAAAAG GTGCACGTGAACCTGCTGATCCTGGAAGCCCggatgcaggcagagctgctgtacGCATTGCAGGCCATCACCCAGTATATGATCTCCTAG
- the IL2RG gene encoding cytokine receptor common subunit gamma, which yields MAAPGIFLVSVLLLLLCGPGPYPAAADSQPGVKCVLFNEEYMNCTWGNEEMPTVNYSLFYWNKNTSDKAVECKHYLQHQGVRVGCHFKKNELIQFQPFHVLVNASVGGKTLEIPKRMELQDLVKPEAPVNLTIRNMSNNQLQLTWASPYPRNKCLEHAVKYKSNKDTSWTELSVNGDVFSLPSVDYEKTYTFYVRSKINKFCGRTQFWSEWSVPVIWGSNSTKGTVEEELYWFGIRTVLVPIASCLLLLVLVILLVRMERVWVILMPRIPNPSKNFDELFITHNGNFQEWTGVPKDIVESFKPNYSENICYVTELPPKDSHETLWDSSNHAPPPVPGPPAAPSEHSPYQNSYGRV from the exons atggcagctcctggcatcTTCCTCGTGtctgtcctcctcctcctcctctgtggGCCGGGTCCCTACCCTGCTGCTGCCGACAGCCAGCCAG GAGTGAAGTGTGTCCTCTTCAATGAGGAGTACATGAACTGCACATGGGGGAACGAAGAGATGCCCACAGTCAACTACTCCCTCTTCTACTG GAACAAGAACACGTCTGACAAGGCGGTGGAGTGCAAGCACtacctgcagcaccagggagtCAGGGTCGGCTGCCACTTCAAGAAGAACgagctcatccagttccagccttTCCATGTTCTCGTCAATGCCAGTGTTGGAGGCAAGACCCTGGAGATCCCCAAGCGCATGGAGCTGCAGGACCTGG TGAAACCAGAGGCACCTGTCAACCTGACCATCCGCAACATGAGCAACAATCAGCTGCAGCTGACCTGGGCCTCCCCCTACCCCAGAAACAAGTGCCTGGAGCACGCTGTCAAGTACAAGAGCAACAAGGACACCAGCTGGACG gagctctcGGTGAATGGAGATGTGTTCTCCTTACCCAGCGTGGACTATGAGAAGACCTACACCTTCTACGTGCGCAGCAAGATCAACAAATTCTGTGGCAGAACCCAGTTCTGGAGCGAGTGGAGCGTTCCTGTCATCTGGGGCAGCAACTCCACCAAGG GCACAGTGGAGGAAGAGCTGTACTGGTTTGGGATCCGCACGGTCTTGGTCCCCAttgcctcctgcctgctgctgctggtccttGTCATCCTGCTGGTGCGCATGGAGAG GGTATGGGTCATCCTGATGCCCCGAATTCCCAACCCCAGCAAGAATTTTGATGAGCTGTTCATCACCCACAATGGCAATTTCCAG gAATGGACTGGAGTCCCCAAAGATATTGTGGAGAGCTTCAAGCCCAACTACAGCGAGAACATCTGCTATGTGACTGAGCTGCCACCCAAGGACAGCCACGAGACcctctgggacagcagcaaCCATGCACCACCTCCAGTGCCTGGgcccccagctgcccccagtGAGCACAGCCCCTACCAGAACAGCTATGGGAGGGTGTGA
- the LOC103824215 gene encoding sestrin-3-like isoform X1 has protein sequence MAPAVPIPHAVRWELWQHGPWSMAAAWASFQHPCPLFPPPFQEGLELCWTLVQGWCGHCWGCLGPPCQAAHLCFLWWAQSCAVFCRTPSHAVCLGNMWGALLCAPDDMEGTRTWFASWLARAGAWEPLCCFHSSHILVLGRRAVCWKMGCSILECILCCVSPDLALHHYKEHNSWSALCFCSPRRAFSQTETNLCVLLPVLLLPVSLSSALPDGFECPSGSTKLGEGSLPLAEPGLIWGVLLQQGLLWEELSRVCFLQVVKMSSSDPECPQLLFVKVLASRGRLEAVTQQMGYHPQYLDSFLKTQHYLMHMDGPLPFDCRHYIAIMAAARHQCRYLVNLHVLQFLRAGGDPQWLRGLEFIPPKLRNLNEINKILAHRPWLITKEHIEKLLKISEWSWSLAELVHAVVLLAHCHALASFVFGCGCEQDEGLGSRGLLKPLSLGNQCFCEATASNSYGQELLRINRKRSLDSCMELDSLRERMQRIHVETEGRDEMRLLQQDREEGLSPLADTDSEVTGATNLACYMQDPDFGYQDFARRDEDQTQVFRVQDYSWEDHGFSLVNRLYSDIGHLLDEKFRMVDGLQSSAMAKRQGCEPSVFKRGIWNYIHCMFGIRYDDYDYAEVNQLLERMLKVYIKTVTCYPEKTNSEMFDRFWKQFKHSEKVHVNLLILEARMQAELLYALQAITQYMIS, from the exons ATGGCACCTGCTGTACCCATACCTCATGCTGTCAGGTGGGAGTTGTGGCAACACGGTCCTTGGAGCatggcagctgcctgggcaTCTTTCCaacatccctgccctctgttcCCACCACCCTttcaggaggggctggagctgtgctggaccCTGGTGCAAGGCTggtgtgggcactgctgggggtgTCTGGGCCCCCCTTGCCAAGCTGCccatctgtgttttctctggtgggcacagagctgtgctgtgttctgcAGGACCCCCTCCCATGCTGTCTGCTTGGGCAACATGTGGGGAGCTCTTCTGTGTGCTCCTGATGACATGGAAGGTACCAGGACATGGTTTGCCTCTTGGcttgccagggcaggagcctgggAGCCCCTCTGCTGTTTCCACAGCTCTCACATCTTGGTTCTGGGCAGGAGGGCTGTGTGCTGGAAGATGGGCTGCTCCATTCTGGAATGTATTTTGTGTTGTGTTTCTCCTGATCTGGCCTTGCACCACTACAAAGAACATAATTCCTGGTCTGCTCTTTGCTTCTGCTCACCACGCAGAGCCTTCTCCCAGACAGAGACCAACCTGTGTGTCTTGCTACCTGTCCTCCTGCTACCTGTGTCACTGAGCAGTGCTCTGCCTGATGGCTTTGAGTGTCCCTCTGGCAGCACCAAGCTGGGAGAGGGATCCCTGCCTCTTGCAGAGCCTGGGCTTATCTGgggtgtgctgctgcagcaggggctgctctgggaagagctAAGCAGAGTGTGTTTCCTGCAGGTAGTGAAGATGTCCAGCAGCGACCCTGAGTGCCCCCAGCTCCTCTTTGTGAAGGTGCTGGCAAGCCGAGGGCGGCTGGAGGCGGTGACCCAGCAGATGGGCTACCACCCCCAGTACCTGGACAGCTTCCTCAAGACGCAGCACTACCTGATGCACATGGACGGCCCTCTGCCCTTTGACTGCCGGCACTACATTGCCATCATg gcagcagctcgGCACCAGTGCCGGTACCTAGTGAACCTGCACGTGCTGCAGTTCCTGCGGGCAGGGGGGGACCCCCAGTGGCTGCGCGGCCTCGAATTCATCCCCCCCAAACTCCGCAACCTCAATGAGATCAACAAGATCCTGGCACACCGGCCATGGCTCATCACCAAGGAGCACATTGAG aagctgctgaagaTCAGCGAGTGGAGCTGGTCGCTGGCGGAGCTGGTGCACGCCGTCGTCCTCCTGGCACATTGCCACGCACTTGCCAGCTTTGTCTTTGGCTGTGGCTGCGAGCAGGACGAGGGGCTGGGGAGCCGAGGCTTGCTGAAGCCACTGTCACTCGGGAACCAGTGCTTCTGTGAGGCCACTGCCAGCAACAGCtatggccaggagctgctgcgCATCAACCGCAAGCGG TCCCTGGACTCCTGCATGGAGCTGGATTCCCTCCGGGAACGCATGCAGCGGATCCATGTGGAGACTGAGGGCAGGGACGAgatgaggctgctgcagcaggaccgAGAGGAAG ggctctcccCTCTTGCAGATACTGACAGCGAAGTCACCGGTGCCACCAACCTTGCATGCTACATGCAGGACCCTGACTTTGGATACCAAGACTTTGCCCGGCGTGACGAGGATCAGACGCAGGTATTCAGAGTCCAG GACTACTCATGGGAAGACCATGGCTTCTCACTGGTCAACCGGCTCTACTCTGACATTGGGCATCTCCTGGATGAGAAGTTTAGGATGGTGGATggtctgcagagcagtgccatggccaAGCGGCAGGGCTGTGAACCCTCTGTTTTCAAGCGGGGCATCTGGAACTACATCCACTGCATGTTTGGCATTAG GTACGATGATTATGACTATGCAGAAGTGAATCAGCTCCTGGAGCGAATGCTCAAAGTTTACATTAAAACTGTAACGTGCTACCCAGAGAAGACAAACTCAGAAATGTTTGACAGGTTCTGGAAGCAGTTCAAGCACAGTGAAAAG GTGCACGTGAACCTGCTGATCCTGGAAGCCCggatgcaggcagagctgctgtacGCATTGCAGGCCATCACCCAGTATATGATCTCCTAG